From Streptomyces sp. NBC_00775, one genomic window encodes:
- a CDS encoding malate dehydrogenase gives MTRTPVNVTVTGAAGQIGYALLFRIASGQLLGADVPVKLRLLEITPALKAAEGTAMELDDCAFPLLAGIDITDDPNVAFDGTNVGLLVGARPRTKGMERGDLLSANGGIFKPQGKAINDNAADDVKILVVGNPANTNALIAQAAAPDVPAERFTAMTRLDHNRALTQLAKKTGTTVADIQRLTIWGNHSATQYPDIFHATVAGKNAAETVNDEKWLAEDFIPTVAKRGAAIIEARGASSAASAANAAIDHVYTWVNGTAEGDWTSMGIPSDGSYGVPEGLISSFPVTTKDGQYEIVQGLDINEFSRTRIDASVKELEEEREAVRSLGLI, from the coding sequence ATGACCCGCACTCCCGTGAACGTCACCGTCACCGGCGCGGCCGGCCAGATCGGTTACGCCCTGCTCTTCCGCATCGCCTCCGGCCAGTTGCTCGGCGCGGACGTGCCGGTCAAGCTGCGCCTCCTGGAGATCACGCCGGCACTGAAGGCCGCCGAGGGCACCGCGATGGAGCTCGACGACTGCGCCTTCCCGCTCCTCGCGGGCATCGACATCACGGACGACCCGAACGTCGCCTTCGACGGCACGAACGTCGGCCTCCTCGTCGGCGCCCGCCCCCGTACCAAGGGCATGGAGCGCGGCGACCTGCTGTCCGCCAACGGCGGCATCTTCAAGCCGCAGGGCAAGGCCATCAACGACAACGCCGCGGACGACGTCAAGATCCTCGTCGTCGGCAACCCGGCCAACACCAACGCGCTGATCGCCCAGGCCGCCGCCCCGGACGTACCGGCCGAGCGCTTCACCGCCATGACCCGCCTCGACCACAACCGCGCGCTGACCCAGCTCGCGAAGAAGACGGGCACCACGGTCGCCGACATCCAGCGCCTGACGATCTGGGGCAACCACTCGGCCACCCAGTACCCGGACATCTTCCACGCCACGGTCGCCGGCAAGAACGCCGCCGAGACCGTGAACGACGAGAAGTGGCTGGCCGAGGACTTCATCCCGACCGTCGCCAAGCGCGGCGCCGCGATCATCGAGGCCCGTGGCGCCTCCTCCGCCGCGTCGGCCGCCAACGCCGCCATCGACCACGTCTACACCTGGGTCAACGGCACCGCCGAAGGCGACTGGACCTCCATGGGTATCCCGTCGGACGGTTCGTACGGCGTTCCGGAGGGGCTCATCTCCTCGTTCCCCGTCACCACGAAGGACGGCCAGTACGAGATCGTCCAGGGCCTGGAC
- a CDS encoding helix-turn-helix domain-containing protein: MPRWRALPDELDPQVREFASQLRRLVDRSGLSIAAVADRTGYSKTSWERYLNGRLLAPKGAIVALAEVTGTNPIHLTTMWELAERAWSRSEMRHDMTMEAIRISQARAALGEFGPTPAKGSNGQQAARKSGSATAMPGVAGPAGVAPTFPPSAPSVPAQPSGPDAGESSSYGASSYGGGSRGGSGAGAGSGYGGSSSGGPSSGEAGRSGSWGAVATPSDGAGQFGPAAPVGPVRPAGGPPQDARPGGAGAGGGARRGRRLTMFLAGIVGALVVIAVAVYLTSGGDKKNASHTPTTPTTSASTNPDLPAGVKCSGADCTGKDPENMGCGGELAKTTTSVTVGTTLVEVRYSKTCGAAWARITQAAPGDQVEVSSGTAAKQTGAVDTDTDAYTPMVAVKDAGDATACATLKSGQKGCTK; this comes from the coding sequence ATGCCTCGTTGGAGGGCCTTGCCGGATGAACTCGATCCGCAGGTCAGGGAGTTCGCCAGTCAGCTGCGCCGACTCGTCGACCGGAGCGGGCTGAGCATCGCCGCCGTGGCCGACCGCACGGGCTACAGCAAGACGTCCTGGGAGCGTTACCTCAACGGCCGGTTGCTCGCGCCCAAGGGTGCGATCGTCGCCCTGGCCGAGGTGACCGGGACCAACCCCATCCATCTGACGACCATGTGGGAGCTGGCCGAGCGTGCCTGGAGCCGCTCGGAGATGCGCCACGACATGACCATGGAAGCGATCCGGATCTCCCAGGCGCGCGCCGCCCTCGGGGAGTTCGGGCCGACTCCGGCGAAGGGGAGCAACGGGCAGCAGGCCGCCCGCAAGAGCGGCAGTGCGACCGCGATGCCCGGGGTCGCCGGGCCCGCCGGAGTGGCCCCGACGTTCCCGCCGTCGGCGCCGTCCGTGCCGGCGCAGCCGTCCGGGCCCGACGCGGGGGAGTCGTCGTCATACGGGGCTTCGTCGTACGGGGGTGGCTCGCGCGGCGGTTCCGGTGCCGGTGCCGGCTCCGGTTACGGCGGGTCCTCGTCCGGTGGGCCTTCGTCCGGTGAGGCCGGGCGGAGCGGCAGTTGGGGGGCTGTCGCCACGCCGTCCGACGGGGCCGGGCAGTTCGGTCCTGCGGCGCCGGTCGGGCCGGTTCGGCCGGCGGGGGGTCCGCCGCAGGACGCCCGGCCGGGTGGTGCGGGGGCCGGGGGCGGGGCGCGGCGGGGGCGGCGGCTCACGATGTTCCTCGCGGGGATCGTCGGGGCGCTCGTGGTGATAGCCGTGGCCGTCTACCTCACCAGCGGCGGGGACAAGAAGAACGCGAGCCACACGCCCACGACGCCCACGACCTCCGCCAGCACCAACCCCGACCTGCCGGCCGGGGTGAAGTGCAGCGGCGCGGACTGCACGGGCAAGGACCCGGAGAACATGGGCTGCGGCGGGGAGTTGGCCAAGACCACCACCAGCGTCACCGTCGGTACGACCCTCGTGGAAGTGCGCTACAGCAAGACCTGCGGTGCCGCCTGGGCCCGCATCACCCAGGCCGCGCCCGGGGACCAGGTCGAGGTGTCCTCCGGCACCGCCGCCAAGCAGACCGGGGCGGTCGACACGGACACCGACGCGTACACCCCGATGGTCGCGGTCAAGGACGCCGGCGACGCCACGGCGTGCGCGACGCTGAAGTCGGGCCAGAAGGGCTGCACGAAGTAG
- a CDS encoding helix-turn-helix domain-containing protein, with product MSAWQPLPEQLPTEVRHFVEQLRRLKDSTGLSLVALGARTAYSKSSWQRYLNATQPPPRQAVVALCRVAGLGGADTERFGVRWELAVRVWPRVPVSVGPSGELSGDPSGEPSAGSSADASVDPSVDPSVGSSARPSARPSFGEPIPDMYEDDPTLPWWDVPEVPEPKPATGRLLLYAALFLLALLLVALAGAVTFG from the coding sequence ATGAGTGCGTGGCAGCCGCTGCCGGAGCAACTTCCGACGGAGGTACGCCACTTCGTCGAGCAGTTGCGGCGGCTCAAGGACAGCACCGGCCTCAGCCTGGTCGCCCTCGGCGCGCGCACCGCGTACAGCAAGTCCTCCTGGCAGCGCTACCTCAACGCGACCCAGCCGCCACCCCGGCAGGCGGTCGTCGCGCTCTGCCGGGTCGCGGGTCTCGGGGGCGCGGACACCGAACGATTCGGCGTGCGCTGGGAGTTGGCGGTGCGGGTGTGGCCGCGGGTGCCGGTGAGTGTGGGCCCGTCCGGAGAGCTGTCCGGCGACCCGTCCGGCGAACCGTCCGCAGGCTCGTCCGCCGACGCGTCGGTCGACCCGTCCGTCGACCCGTCGGTCGGTTCTTCGGCCCGTCCTTCCGCCCGTCCTTCCTTCGGTGAGCCCATCCCTGATATGTACGAGGACGACCCCACGCTTCCTTGGTGGGACGTGCCCGAGGTGCCGGAGCCCAAGCCCGCCACGGGGCGTCTGCTCCTCTATGCCGCCCTGTTCCTGCTCGCTCTTCTCCTCGTCGCCCTCGCCGGGGCCGTCACCTTCGGGTGA
- a CDS encoding DUF3017 domain-containing protein: MRDAESAVQDAVSASDGEPTVRDAISAPDAEGKPRRTTRRFPLFTRDTARPEGGGRAAPGDAPAPARQWPILSVLSAVGLGLLLTALDVFRVGTILIGAALLAGAVMRWILPDVGMLAVRSRFTDMLTYGVLGVAIVLLALMAQPNPLLVIPFLDDTLHFTVR, encoded by the coding sequence CTGCGGGATGCCGAGTCGGCCGTACAGGACGCCGTGAGCGCCTCGGACGGCGAGCCCACCGTGCGGGACGCGATCAGCGCGCCCGACGCCGAGGGGAAGCCGCGGCGCACCACGCGACGCTTCCCGCTCTTCACGCGGGACACCGCGCGGCCCGAGGGCGGCGGCCGGGCGGCGCCCGGGGACGCCCCGGCGCCCGCGCGCCAGTGGCCCATCCTCTCCGTGCTGTCGGCCGTCGGGCTCGGTCTGCTGCTGACCGCGCTCGACGTGTTCCGGGTCGGCACGATCCTGATCGGCGCCGCGCTGCTGGCCGGCGCCGTGATGCGCTGGATACTCCCCGACGTGGGCATGCTGGCGGTCCGTTCCCGCTTCACCGACATGCTCACGTACGGCGTGCTCGGCGTGGCCATCGTGCTGCTCGCGCTGATGGCTCAGCCCAACCCGTTGCTGGTGATCCCGTTCCTGGACGACACGCTGCACTTCACGGTGCGCTGA
- a CDS encoding bifunctional methylenetetrahydrofolate dehydrogenase/methenyltetrahydrofolate cyclohydrolase encodes MTAQILDGKATAAAIKSDLTARVAALKEKGVTPGLGTVLVGDDPGSQKYVAGKHRDCAQVGIASIQRELPATATQEEIEAVVRELNEDPACTGYIVQLPLPKGIDENRILELMDPDKDADGLHPMNLGRLVLNEPAPLPCTPNGVLTLLRRYGVEIKGAEVVVVGRGVTIGRPMPLLLTRRSENATVTQCHTGTRDLSAHLKRADIIVAAAGSAHLIRAEDVKPGAAVLDVGVSRSAEGKIVGDVHPDVAEVAAWISPNPGGVGPMTRAQLLVNVVEAAERSVG; translated from the coding sequence ATGACCGCCCAGATTCTCGATGGCAAGGCCACCGCAGCCGCGATCAAGTCCGATCTGACCGCCCGCGTGGCGGCCCTGAAGGAGAAGGGCGTCACGCCCGGCCTGGGGACCGTCCTGGTCGGTGACGACCCCGGCAGCCAGAAGTACGTCGCCGGCAAGCACCGCGACTGCGCCCAGGTCGGCATCGCCTCCATCCAGCGTGAACTGCCCGCGACCGCCACGCAGGAGGAGATCGAGGCGGTGGTCCGCGAGCTGAACGAGGACCCCGCCTGCACCGGCTACATCGTCCAGCTGCCGCTCCCCAAGGGCATCGACGAGAACCGCATCCTGGAACTGATGGACCCGGACAAGGACGCGGACGGACTGCACCCGATGAACCTCGGCCGTCTCGTGCTGAACGAGCCGGCCCCGCTGCCCTGCACGCCCAACGGTGTCCTCACCCTCCTGCGCCGCTACGGCGTGGAGATCAAGGGCGCCGAGGTCGTGGTCGTCGGCCGTGGCGTGACCATCGGGCGCCCGATGCCGCTGCTGCTCACCCGCCGCAGCGAGAACGCCACGGTGACCCAGTGCCACACCGGCACCCGTGACCTCTCCGCCCACCTCAAGCGCGCCGACATCATCGTGGCCGCGGCGGGCTCCGCGCACCTCATCCGCGCCGAGGACGTGAAGCCGGGCGCCGCCGTCCTCGACGTCGGTGTCTCGCGCAGCGCCGAGGGCAAGATCGTCGGTGACGTCCACCCGGACGTCGCCGAGGTCGCCGCGTGGATCTCCCCGAACCCCGGCGGCGTCGGCCCGATGACCCGCGCCCAGCTGCTCGTCAACGTGGTGGAAGCGGCGGAGCGCAGTGTCGGCTGA
- the purH gene encoding bifunctional phosphoribosylaminoimidazolecarboxamide formyltransferase/IMP cyclohydrolase, whose amino-acid sequence MTADITVTAESNQRAIRRALVSVYDKTGLEDLARGLYEAGVELVSTGSTAAKIAATGVPVTKVEELTGFPECLDGRVKTLHPKVHAGILADLRLDSHRQQLAELGVEPFDLVVVNLYPFRETVASGASPDECVEQIDIGGPSMVRAAAKNHPSVAVVTSPARYGDVLAAVKTGGFDLRTRKRLAAEAFQHTAAYDVAVASWFADDYAAADESGFPDFLGHTYERKNTLRYGENPHQGAALYVDGTGGLAEAEQLHGKEMSYNNYTDTDAARRAAYDHEDPCVAIIKHANPCGIAVASNVAEAHRKAHACDPLSAFGGVIAVNRPVTREMAEQVSEIFTEVIVAPEYEDGALEALTKKKNIRVLRAHKAPANPVEVKQIDGGALLQVTDRLQADGDNPHSWTLATGEALNEGELDELAFAWRACRAVKSNAILLAKDGASVGVGMGQVNRVDSAKLAVERAGAERARDSYAASDAFFPFPDGFEILAEAGVKAVVQPGGSVRDELVVEAAKKAGVTMYFTGTRHFFH is encoded by the coding sequence GTGACCGCCGACATCACTGTCACGGCCGAGAGCAACCAGCGGGCCATTCGTCGCGCGCTCGTCAGCGTCTACGACAAGACCGGGCTGGAGGACCTGGCTCGCGGGCTGTACGAAGCCGGTGTCGAGCTCGTCTCCACCGGGTCCACCGCCGCGAAGATCGCCGCGACCGGCGTCCCCGTCACCAAGGTGGAGGAGCTGACCGGCTTCCCCGAGTGCCTGGACGGCCGCGTCAAGACCCTGCACCCGAAGGTCCACGCGGGCATCCTCGCCGACCTGCGGCTCGACAGCCACCGTCAGCAGCTCGCCGAGCTCGGCGTCGAGCCGTTCGACCTCGTCGTCGTCAACCTCTACCCGTTCCGCGAGACCGTCGCCTCAGGCGCGTCGCCCGACGAGTGCGTCGAGCAGATCGACATCGGCGGTCCTTCGATGGTCCGTGCCGCCGCCAAGAACCACCCGTCCGTGGCCGTCGTCACCAGTCCGGCGCGGTACGGCGACGTCCTCGCCGCCGTCAAGACCGGCGGCTTCGACCTGCGCACCCGCAAGCGGCTGGCCGCCGAGGCCTTCCAGCACACCGCCGCGTACGACGTGGCCGTCGCCTCCTGGTTCGCGGACGACTATGCGGCCGCCGACGAGAGTGGTTTCCCCGACTTCCTCGGCCACACCTACGAGCGCAAGAACACCCTGCGCTACGGCGAGAACCCGCACCAGGGCGCCGCGCTCTACGTCGACGGCACGGGCGGCCTGGCCGAGGCCGAGCAGCTGCACGGCAAGGAGATGTCGTACAACAACTACACGGACACGGACGCCGCGCGCCGTGCCGCGTACGACCACGAGGACCCCTGCGTCGCGATCATCAAGCACGCCAACCCGTGCGGGATCGCGGTCGCGTCGAACGTCGCCGAGGCGCACCGCAAGGCGCACGCCTGTGACCCGCTGTCCGCGTTCGGGGGTGTCATCGCCGTCAACCGGCCGGTGACGAGGGAGATGGCGGAGCAGGTCTCCGAGATCTTCACCGAGGTCATCGTCGCGCCCGAGTACGAGGACGGCGCCCTCGAAGCCCTCACCAAGAAGAAGAACATCCGCGTGCTGCGCGCCCACAAGGCGCCCGCGAACCCGGTCGAGGTCAAGCAGATCGACGGCGGCGCGCTGCTCCAGGTCACCGACCGCCTCCAGGCCGACGGCGACAACCCGCACAGCTGGACCCTGGCCACCGGCGAAGCCCTGAACGAGGGCGAGCTCGACGAGCTGGCCTTCGCCTGGCGGGCCTGCCGCGCGGTCAAGTCCAACGCGATTCTCCTCGCCAAGGACGGCGCCTCGGTCGGCGTCGGCATGGGCCAGGTCAACCGCGTCGACTCCGCGAAGCTCGCGGTCGAGCGTGCGGGCGCCGAGCGTGCCCGTGACTCCTACGCCGCCTCGGACGCGTTCTTCCCGTTCCCCGACGGATTCGAGATTCTCGCTGAGGCGGGCGTCAAGGCCGTGGTCCAGCCCGGCGGTTCGGTCCGTGACGAGCTGGTCGTGGAGGCCGCGAAGAAGGCGGGCGTCACGATGTACTTCACGGGGACGCGCCACTTCTTCCACTGA
- the purN gene encoding phosphoribosylglycinamide formyltransferase translates to MAKTKRLVVLVSGSGTNLQALLDAIAEEGPEGYGAEIVAVGADRDGIEGLARAERAGIATFVRRVKDYDGRDEWDRALTEAVAAHEPDLVVSAGFMKIVGKEFLARFGGRFVNTHPALLPSFPGAHGVRDALAYGARVTGCTVHFVDDGVDTGPIIAQGVVEIRDEDDESALHERIKEVERRLLVDVVGRLARNGYRIEGRKVVIQ, encoded by the coding sequence GTGGCCAAGACCAAGCGCCTCGTCGTGCTGGTCTCCGGATCAGGTACGAATCTGCAGGCATTGCTCGATGCCATCGCGGAGGAAGGACCCGAGGGCTACGGGGCCGAGATCGTGGCCGTGGGCGCCGATCGCGACGGCATCGAAGGGCTCGCGCGTGCCGAGCGGGCGGGGATCGCCACCTTCGTCCGACGCGTCAAGGACTACGACGGCCGGGACGAGTGGGACCGCGCGCTCACCGAGGCCGTCGCCGCCCACGAGCCCGATCTCGTCGTCTCCGCCGGGTTCATGAAGATCGTGGGGAAGGAATTCCTCGCCAGGTTCGGGGGGCGGTTCGTCAACACGCATCCCGCCCTGTTGCCCAGTTTCCCGGGGGCCCACGGCGTACGCGACGCGCTCGCGTACGGCGCGCGGGTCACCGGATGCACCGTCCACTTCGTCGACGACGGCGTCGACACCGGACCGATCATCGCTCAGGGCGTGGTGGAGATCCGGGACGAGGACGACGAGAGCGCTCTGCACGAGCGCATCAAGGAAGTCGAGCGAAGGCTGCTCGTCGATGTCGTGGGGCGGCTCGCCCGCAACGGCTATCGCATTGAGGGACGAAAGGTAGTTATCCAGTGA
- a CDS encoding cell division protein PerM: protein MTVVTQMTDRRLSLSPLLTRMRDRSPGLAASFLGGALAAGLGLGSFAVLVMVLWISSPYPDSGPGGALHMAAALWLLAHGVELIRTDTLSGLPMPVGVTPLLLLVLPVWLLHRAGRDAADAESEAPPRTAWAGVVAGYLSVGAAAALYASGGALRPSWVWTAVCLPLLAAGAAGAGVWTAYGRPRGPMPAWGRRFAEAPPLRPLSGVRRFVAGADARLLGGAVRAAGAGAAALVGGGALLVAVSLVWHGGTARDSFLQLTDVWSGRFAVLLLCLALVPNAAVWGAAYGLGPGVVLGAGHVAGPLSASAPGPLLPAFPLLAAVPGAGVPLSWASGVVPVAAGVTVAWFAVAAAVPGGGAAGRDEAWSRRRTVAAVALAAGLCGVALGLLAALAGGPLGVAALARFGPVWWQVGAATVVWTGVVGVPVAVGVRGWRLREAWGGGARGPLSRPSRPSRRAWLSRSRGAGAGLPSTSPPVAAQPQPQPFAEVPDPLLDPFEPYEFLPADPTVSPWREDASREARWAALKEASAPPEPTDPT, encoded by the coding sequence ATGACGGTCGTGACCCAAATGACCGACCGCAGGCTGTCGTTGTCGCCCCTGCTCACACGGATGCGCGACCGATCCCCCGGACTGGCCGCCAGCTTCCTGGGTGGCGCCCTCGCGGCGGGGCTCGGACTCGGCTCGTTCGCCGTCCTCGTCATGGTGCTGTGGATCAGCTCGCCGTACCCGGACAGCGGACCGGGCGGAGCGCTGCACATGGCCGCGGCCCTCTGGCTGCTCGCCCACGGGGTGGAGCTGATCCGCACCGATACGTTGTCGGGCCTGCCCATGCCGGTGGGCGTGACGCCGCTGCTCCTGCTCGTGCTGCCGGTGTGGCTGCTGCACCGGGCGGGGCGCGACGCGGCCGACGCCGAATCCGAGGCGCCGCCGCGCACCGCGTGGGCCGGGGTCGTCGCGGGCTATCTGTCCGTGGGAGCGGCCGCCGCGCTGTACGCCTCGGGCGGCGCGCTGCGCCCCTCCTGGGTGTGGACCGCCGTATGCCTGCCGCTGCTTGCCGCGGGCGCGGCCGGGGCGGGGGTGTGGACGGCGTACGGGCGTCCGCGGGGGCCGATGCCGGCGTGGGGACGGCGGTTCGCCGAGGCCCCGCCGCTGCGTCCGCTCTCCGGCGTACGTCGTTTCGTCGCCGGCGCGGACGCCCGGCTCCTCGGGGGTGCGGTGCGGGCTGCCGGGGCCGGGGCGGCGGCGCTGGTCGGGGGAGGAGCCTTGCTGGTGGCGGTGTCGCTGGTGTGGCACGGGGGGACGGCTCGCGACTCGTTCCTCCAGCTCACCGACGTGTGGTCGGGGCGATTCGCCGTCCTGCTGCTCTGCCTGGCCCTGGTGCCGAACGCGGCGGTGTGGGGGGCGGCGTACGGGCTCGGGCCCGGGGTCGTGCTGGGGGCGGGGCATGTCGCGGGGCCACTGTCGGCGTCCGCGCCCGGGCCGCTGCTGCCCGCGTTTCCGCTGCTGGCGGCGGTGCCGGGGGCGGGGGTGCCGTTGAGTTGGGCGAGCGGGGTGGTGCCGGTGGCCGCGGGGGTGACGGTGGCGTGGTTCGCGGTGGCTGCGGCCGTGCCCGGGGGTGGGGCCGCGGGGCGGGACGAGGCTTGGTCCCGGCGGCGGACGGTTGCCGCCGTCGCGCTGGCCGCCGGGTTGTGCGGCGTCGCGCTCGGGCTGCTCGCCGCGTTGGCCGGGGGGCCGTTGGGGGTGGCTGCGCTGGCTCGTTTCGGGCCGGTGTGGTGGCAGGTGGGGGCTGCGACGGTGGTGTGGACGGGAGTGGTGGGGGTTCCCGTGGCGGTGGGGGTGCGGGGGTGGAGGCTTCGGGAAGCTTGGGGCGGAGGGGCGCGGGGTCCTTTGTCGCGGCCTTCGCGGCCTTCGCGGCGCGCGTGGTTGTCGCGGTCGCGGGGGGCCGGGGCCGGTCTGCCGTCGACGTCGCCGCCGGTTGCCGCGCAGCCTCAGCCCCAGCCTTTTGCCGAGGTGCCGGACCCCCTGCTTGACCCCTTCGAACCGTACGAGTTCCTTCCCGCCGACCCCACGGTTTCCCCCTGGCGCGAGGACGCCTCCCGCGAGGCCCGCTGGGCGGCTCTGAAGGAGGCCTCCGCTCCTCCGGAGCCGACGGATCCGACCTGA
- a CDS encoding helix-turn-helix domain-containing protein has translation MTRSPATPMPAPHERRRLREAKSLTQADVAARVGVTHETVRSWETGRTTPRGSTREAYVQLLTEPTEPADTGAEVTVRHEQAVPALVGAGATPHADHADHPDHPDHPERAERAERAERAEEQPPEGVESALPVPSLTPTQAFDALYAFCAPALVRQTYLLTGRRELARESVEKAFQLAWHRWPEVAVDRDPAGWVRATAYEYALSPWHRMRLRHRHPEAPPADAADRALLDVLLKLPPVYRRTLLLYDGVGLDLPETAAETEASTPAAAGRLLHARAAVAARLPELAVPQELHRRLAELASIERLRAAKPRTVRWGGERRARHWTRAAIAFTVLLIGATTLTLRTAPDHYEAPLAPGETVQGVPPRAAPGPLSHAELKLHAKLKSETVNGPERLVPENW, from the coding sequence ATGACGCGGAGCCCCGCTACCCCGATGCCTGCCCCCCATGAGCGCCGTCGTCTGCGCGAGGCCAAGTCGCTGACTCAGGCCGACGTCGCCGCCCGGGTGGGCGTCACGCACGAGACGGTGCGCTCGTGGGAGACCGGCCGTACGACACCGCGCGGCAGCACACGGGAAGCGTACGTACAGCTGCTGACCGAGCCGACCGAGCCCGCTGACACCGGGGCCGAGGTGACCGTTCGTCACGAGCAGGCCGTTCCGGCGCTGGTGGGCGCCGGCGCGACACCTCACGCCGATCACGCCGATCACCCCGATCACCCCGATCACCCCGAACGTGCCGAACGTGCCGAACGTGCCGAACGCGCCGAGGAGCAGCCGCCCGAGGGCGTGGAATCCGCGCTCCCGGTGCCTTCGCTGACGCCCACTCAGGCCTTCGACGCCCTGTACGCGTTCTGCGCCCCCGCCCTCGTACGGCAGACGTATCTGCTCACCGGGCGGCGTGAGCTGGCACGGGAGTCCGTGGAGAAGGCCTTTCAACTGGCCTGGCACCGCTGGCCCGAGGTGGCCGTGGACCGGGATCCGGCCGGGTGGGTGCGGGCGACGGCGTACGAGTACGCGCTCTCCCCCTGGCACCGGATGCGCCTGCGGCACCGGCACCCGGAGGCACCGCCCGCCGATGCCGCCGACCGCGCGCTGCTCGACGTACTCCTGAAGCTGCCGCCCGTGTACCGGCGCACGCTGCTGCTGTACGACGGGGTCGGGCTCGATCTGCCGGAGACCGCGGCCGAGACGGAGGCGAGCACGCCCGCGGCGGCGGGCCGGCTGCTGCATGCGCGTGCGGCCGTCGCGGCGCGCCTGCCGGAGCTGGCGGTGCCTCAGGAACTGCACCGGCGGCTCGCCGAACTCGCGAGCATCGAGCGGCTGCGGGCGGCGAAGCCCCGCACGGTCCGCTGGGGCGGCGAACGCCGCGCCCGGCACTGGACCCGCGCGGCCATCGCCTTCACGGTCCTCCTCATCGGCGCCACGACGCTGACGCTCCGGACGGCCCCGGACCACTACGAGGCGCCGCTGGCCCCGGGCGAAACGGTGCAGGGCGTACCCCCTCGGGCCGCCCCGGGCCCCTTGTCCCACGCGGAGCTCAAACTCCACGCCAAGCTGAAGTCGGAGACGGTCAACGGCCCGGAAAGGCTGGTCCCGGAGAACTGGTGA
- the sucD gene encoding succinate--CoA ligase subunit alpha — translation MAIFLNKDSKVIVQGMTGATGMKHTKLMLADGTNIVGGVNPRKAGTSVDIDGTEIPVFGTVAEAMEKTGANVSVLFVPPAFAKAAVVEAIDAEIPLAVVITEGIAVHDSAAFWAYAKSKGNKTRIIGPNCPGLITPGQSNAGIIPGDITKPGRIGLVSKSGTLTYQMMYELRDIGFSSAVGIGGDPVIGTTHIDALAAFEADPDTDLIVMIGEIGGDAEERAADFIAKNVTKPVVGYVAGFTAPEGKTMGHAGAIVSGSSGTAAAKKEALEAAGVKVGKTPTETAKLAREILAG, via the coding sequence ATGGCTATCTTCCTCAACAAGGACAGCAAGGTCATCGTCCAGGGCATGACCGGTGCCACGGGCATGAAGCACACCAAGCTCATGCTGGCCGACGGCACGAACATCGTCGGCGGTGTCAACCCGCGCAAGGCGGGCACGTCCGTCGACATCGACGGCACCGAGATCCCCGTCTTCGGCACGGTCGCCGAGGCGATGGAGAAGACCGGCGCCAACGTGTCCGTCCTCTTCGTGCCGCCGGCCTTCGCGAAGGCCGCCGTCGTCGAGGCGATCGACGCGGAGATCCCCCTCGCGGTCGTCATCACCGAGGGCATCGCCGTCCACGACTCCGCCGCCTTCTGGGCGTACGCGAAGTCGAAGGGCAACAAGACCCGCATCATCGGCCCGAACTGCCCCGGTCTCATCACCCCGGGCCAGTCGAACGCCGGCATCATCCCGGGCGACATCACGAAGCCGGGCCGCATCGGCCTGGTCTCGAAGTCCGGCACGCTGACGTACCAGATGATGTACGAGCTCCGTGACATCGGCTTCTCGTCCGCCGTCGGCATCGGTGGCGACCCGGTCATCGGTACGACGCACATCGACGCGCTCGCCGCGTTCGAGGCCGACCCCGACACCGACCTGATCGTCATGATCGGTGAGATCGGCGGCGACGCCGAGGAGCGTGCGGCGGACTTCATCGCGAAGAACGTGACGAAGCCGGTCGTCGGCTACGTCGCCGGCTTCACCGCGCCCGAGGGCAAGACCATGGGCCACGCCGGCGCCATCGTCTCCGGCTCCTCCGGCACGGCCGCCGCGAAGAAGGAGGCCCTCGAGGCCGCCGGTGTCAAGGTCGGCAAGACGCCGACCGAGACGGCGAAGCTGGCGCGCGAGATCCTCGCGGGCTGA